The Kribbella sp. HUAS MG21 genome includes the window GGAACCGCCGGTAGACCGCCTTCTCGGCGGCGGTGATCTTGCGGTCCGGCCGCGGCATCACCCACGGCGGCGTCCGCTGGAACAGGTGCAGTTCCTCGACCTCGGGCTGGATCGCCGGCACGAACTGGATCGCCGACGCGCCGGTGCCGATCACCGCGACCTTGCGGCCGCTGAGGTCCAGGTCGTGGTTCCAGCGCGCGGAGTGGAACACCTCGCCCTCGAAGTCCTCGATACCGGCCAGCTTCGGGTACGACGGTTCGGCGAGCGGACCCATGCCGGACAGCAGGACGTCCGCCGTGAACGTGCCCTGACTGGTCTCGACGTGCCACTTGCCGTGCTCCCAGCGCGCCGCCTCGACCGCGTGGCCGAACCGGATGTGCGGGCGGACGCCGTACGTGTCGGTGACCTTGCGGAGGTAGTCCTCGATCTCGGGCTGCGGCGAGAACGTCGACGACCACTCCGGGTTCGGCGCGAACGAGAAGGAGTACAGGTGCGAGGGGACGTCACACCGGCAGCCCGGGTAGGTGTTGTCCCGCCAGGTGCCGCCGACGTCGTCCGCGCGCTCCAGGACCACGAAGTCGTCGTACCCGGACTGCTTGAGCCGGACCGCCATACCGATCCCCGCGAACCCGGTGCCGATCACCACGATCCGATGCTGCTCACCCATGCCAGGCCTCCGCTCGGCGCGTTGAACTTACTCATAGTAAGTTACTCGGAGTCAGTTAGACTGCGCAAGTGACCTCGACCACTGCCGGACAGGCCGTTGACCAGGGCCCGCCGAAGCGCCGCAGGGACCGGGCCGCGCGGGAGCGGGAGATCCTGGAGGCGGCGGAGCGGATCTTCGGCGAGCGCGGGTACCAGGGCACGTCGATGGACGACGTCGCCGCGCAGGTCGGGGTGTCGAAGCCGCTGATCTACCAGTACTACGGCTCGAAGGACGGCCTGTTCCTCGCCTGCCTCGCGCGGCTGCGCGGGCAGCTGCTGGACACGGTGTCCGACGCGGTGCTGGCGGCCGCGGACGCGGAGGACGCGCTGTACGCCGGATTCCTGGCGTGGTTCCGGTTCCTCGACGAGCACCCGCAGGCGTGGTCGGTGCTGGTCGACGAGGGCATGCTGAGCGCCGGCCCGGCCGCCGAGGCGACCGACGAGGTCCGGGCGGCCTTCATCGAGCTGATCGCCACGATGGTGCGGATGAACCTGCCCGCCGACCGCCCGGTGGACGACGACGAGGTCCAGATCGTCGCGCAGAGCATCTCCGGCGCCACCGAACGCCTGGCCATCTGGCGCACCCGCGCCGCGTCTCCCCCCTCACCGGAGAAGGTCGCGCGCACCCTGCAGGACCTGCTCTGGCAGGGCCTGCACACCCTGAAGTCGACCTAGCCGAAGTCGGCGAGGATGTCGGCGACGGACTCCTGGCCGCCGGACAAGGCGTCGGGGCGGCGGTTCAGGTAATACGGGATCGCGATGACCGTGAGCGAGAGCGCCCAGCCGCGGGCGCGCAGCCAGGTGGCGTCGTCGACCTCGAGCGCTTCGCGGTACGCCGTACGGGACTCACCCTCGAACAGCCACCAGGCGGGCAGTACGTCGCCGGCTGGGTCGGCCGCGCTGGCTGTGCCGAAGTCGATCACTGCCGAGAGCTTGCCGTCGGCAACCAGAATGTTGCCGGACATCAGGTCGCCGTGGATCCAGCGCGGCGTACCGTCCCAGGTGTCGGCCGCGAGCGACTCCTCCCAGGCCGCGGTCAGCAGGCCGACGTCGAAGTGCTCCTTCACCTGATCCAGAGCCTCGCGGAACATACCGTCGCGCGGCGCCAACGGCGTACCCCGGGTGAACGGGTCGCCGTCCGGCACCGGCGCACCGGTGGTGTCCACCTCGCGCAAGCTCCGCACGAACCCGGCCAGGTCGCGCGCAGCCTGTACGCCGTCGAGCGTCGCCAGCTCGAAAGGTGCCCCAGGCAACCACCGGTAGACGCCCCAGGTGAGCGGATACTCCGCACTCGGCTGCCCGAGCGCGAGCGGCTCCGGAATCGGCAGCGAGACGTACGGCGCCAGTCGCGGCATCCACGTCAGATCATTCTCGATCTGCCCCTGATGCCGCGCCGTCCGCGGCAACCGCACGGCCAGCTCGTCACCCACGCGGAACGTCACGTTGTCGGTCCCCGACTGCTTCACAACCCGCACCGGCAACCCCGCCCAGCGCGGAAACTGCTCCGCCAGCAACCGCTCCACCAACGCGGAGTCGATCCCGACCTCGTCATCGTGCAACCGCTCCACACCCGTCACGCCGCGACCCTCACACCCCCGCCCCGCCTGGTCAAACCATTTCGACCAGCGTCACGGAAATTTCGTCGCACCGCCGCACGGCCCGTGTCAGACTCCCGGGATGCCGATCAACGCCGAGCAGGTCGCCGACGCGTTCGGGCTCGGGCGCGTTCTGGACGACCGCCCGTTGGCCAACGGGGATCGCCCCGCCGTCACCCGGATCGTGTCGACGACGGATGGGCGCTGGGTGGTCAAGTACGACCGCCTCGGCTCCTCCGACCGCCCCGACCTCGCCGAGTGGCAGCGCACGAAAGCCTGGACCGTGCACCGGTTGGAGAGCGCCGCGGCGGCAGCCGGTATCCCGATGGCGCATCCCGTCCAGCCGCCCGAGCCGAGCGTGGGCTTCTGGTACGCGCCGCCGGACGCCGGCGGCGAGCTGGTCCGGGTGACCACGTGGGTCGAAGGCCGCGATCTGCGGTCCGGCCAGGTCCCCGACGAGGAATTAGCCTCGTGGCTCGGTGGCGTGCTGGCCCGGATCGCCCGGCTGGACGTGGAGGTCGACCAGGACGCCGACGCGTCGCCGGTCCATCCGCTGGACGAGTGGCGGGACTGGGTCGGGGAGGCCGAGGGCGCGACTGACCTGGAGCTGGGCCGGGCGGCGCGCGCCGTCCTCACGGTGGTCGAGGACTCGGCCGACCTGATCGCCGACGCGCTGCGGCACCGGCCGCCGCTGACGATGACCCATGGTGACGCTGCCCGCGCGAACATCCTCGCTACCCCGACCGGACTGGTGCTGATCGACTGGGAGTCGGCGACCGCCGAGGTCCCGTGGTGGGACGCGGTGTCGAACGCCGTCCGCCTCGCCGCTCCCGACGAGCGGAGCATCGCGGGCGGCGACCCGCGGATCGTCCGAGCGCTGATCGGGTCCTACCGGGATCAAGGCGGCCCCGCCGGCCCCGCCGACGCGACAGCCTTCACCGGGCTCCTCGTCGGGCACCTCAGCTTCACCGCCTGGTGCCTGTGGGTGGCGCTCGGGCACCGCGACGAGAGCCCCGAACAAGTCGCCTTCTGCACCCGCTCCCTCCACGACGCCGCCGAACACCTCCCCCGCATCCTGCGAAACCTGGACACCTGGACCCGCCTGCTGGCTTGACGTCGTCGTGGGACGGGGCTCGCGCCCATTCCACGCGCAAAACAACAGCAGCCCCCAAACGCTGCGCTTCCAGCGTCCGCCGGATCAGACAGGCTCCGGCTCAGCAGCGGCAACCTCGACCTACCACCCACGCTCCGCGCCCGCCGACACGCAAGGGAACAGCTAGCGCGGAGCGCTGTCCTTCCCGAGTGCCCCCGCGACGGACCTCGGCCCGGCGCCGCCACATCCACCCACCACCACCATCCGCGCCCCGCCGAAGGCGCAAAAGACAGCCAGCGCGGAGCGCTGTCCTTTTGCTGACGGATGTCATGGGTGAGGGGTGACGAGCGGGCCAGGAGTCGTCCGGCGGTTCGCGGCACGGTTGGGGTATGACGACAACTGCTGCGGTCAGCCTGCGGGGTGTGACCAAGAAGTATGCGGAGGTGCAGGCCGTCGCCGGGGTGGAGTTGACCATCCGGGCCGGTGAGGTGGTGGCGTTGCTGGGGCCGAACGGCGCCGGCAAGTCGACCACGATCGAGATGCTGCTGGGCCTGGTCCGGCCCGACCAAGGAACCGTCCAGGTGTACGGCGGAACGCCCACCGACGCGATCGCCAAGGGCCAGGTCGGCGTGATGCTGCAGAGCGGCGGCATCATCGAGGACGCCAAGGTCGGCGAACTGCTGAACTTGGTCGCCGGCCTGCACCACGACCCGATGCCCGTCGAGGAGGCGCTCGACCGGGCCGGGATCGCGGACCTCGCCGGCCGCACGATGAAGGGCCTGTCCGGCGGTCAGAAGCAACGCGTGCGGTTCGCGATGGCGATCATCCCGCAGCCGGACCTGATCGTGCTGGACGAGCCCACGACCGGTATGGACGTCGAGTCCCGCCGCGACTTCTGGGCGTCGATGCACGCCGAGACCGCCCGCGGCCGGACGGTCCTGTTCGCGACCCACTACCTGGAGGAAGCCGACGCGTACGCCGACCGCGTCGTGCTCATGCGCCACGGCCGGATCGTTGCCGACGGCACCGCCGCGCAGATCAAGGCGAGCGTCTCCGGCCGCACCATCCGCGCCACGATCCCCGGCGCCGATCTGGCCGCGCTGGCCGCGTTGCCCGGCGTACGGAACGTCGAGACGCGCGGCGACGTGGTCCTGTTGCAGTGCGCCGACTCCGACAACACGCTGCGGCACCTGCTCGCGAACACCGCCGCCCACGACATCGAAGTGACGTCCGCCGACCTCGAGGACGCCGTACTCGCCATCGGTTCGGCCGAAACGGAGGCCCTGGCATGAACCGCGACTACCTGCTCTTCGACATCCGCCGCACGCTGCGCAACAAGCGGGTGCTGATCTTCTCGATCCTGATGCCGCTGGTGCTGTTCGCGATCTTCGGGATGACGCTGCCCGCCGGCGCCGGCGAGGGCGGCATCTCCGCGATCGCGTACGTGATGGTGAGTATGGCGATGTTCGGCTCGATGTCCGCGGCGATGAGCAGCGGCGGCGTGATCGCGGCCGAACGCGACGGCGGCTGGAACCGGACCCTGCGCCTCACGCCGCTGAAACCGCAGGCGTACGTCGTCAACAAGGTGATCCTCTCGCTCCTCCTGGCAGTTCCGCCGCTGGCCGTCGTGTTCTTGTTCGGCATGATCGTCGGCCACGTGCACCTGAGCGCGACCCAATGGCTGACCGTCGCGCTGGTGTCCTGGCTGGGCGCACTGCCGTTCGCCGCGATCGGCCTGGTCATCGGGTACATCGCCAAACCGGACAGCGTGCAGCCGATCACCGGCCTGAGCACGATGCTGATCGCGGCCTTCGGCGGTCTGTGGTTGCCGGTCGACCAGATGCCGTCGGTGATGAAGCACATCG containing:
- a CDS encoding TetR/AcrR family transcriptional regulator is translated as MTSTTAGQAVDQGPPKRRRDRAAREREILEAAERIFGERGYQGTSMDDVAAQVGVSKPLIYQYYGSKDGLFLACLARLRGQLLDTVSDAVLAAADAEDALYAGFLAWFRFLDEHPQAWSVLVDEGMLSAGPAAEATDEVRAAFIELIATMVRMNLPADRPVDDDEVQIVAQSISGATERLAIWRTRAASPPSPEKVARTLQDLLWQGLHTLKST
- a CDS encoding aminoglycoside phosphotransferase family protein yields the protein MTGVERLHDDEVGIDSALVERLLAEQFPRWAGLPVRVVKQSGTDNVTFRVGDELAVRLPRTARHQGQIENDLTWMPRLAPYVSLPIPEPLALGQPSAEYPLTWGVYRWLPGAPFELATLDGVQAARDLAGFVRSLREVDTTGAPVPDGDPFTRGTPLAPRDGMFREALDQVKEHFDVGLLTAAWEESLAADTWDGTPRWIHGDLMSGNILVADGKLSAVIDFGTASAADPAGDVLPAWWLFEGESRTAYREALEVDDATWLRARGWALSLTVIAIPYYLNRRPDALSGGQESVADILADFG
- a CDS encoding ABC transporter ATP-binding protein, with the protein product MTTTAAVSLRGVTKKYAEVQAVAGVELTIRAGEVVALLGPNGAGKSTTIEMLLGLVRPDQGTVQVYGGTPTDAIAKGQVGVMLQSGGIIEDAKVGELLNLVAGLHHDPMPVEEALDRAGIADLAGRTMKGLSGGQKQRVRFAMAIIPQPDLIVLDEPTTGMDVESRRDFWASMHAETARGRTVLFATHYLEEADAYADRVVLMRHGRIVADGTAAQIKASVSGRTIRATIPGADLAALAALPGVRNVETRGDVVLLQCADSDNTLRHLLANTAAHDIEVTSADLEDAVLAIGSAETEALA
- a CDS encoding ABC transporter permease codes for the protein MNRDYLLFDIRRTLRNKRVLIFSILMPLVLFAIFGMTLPAGAGEGGISAIAYVMVSMAMFGSMSAAMSSGGVIAAERDGGWNRTLRLTPLKPQAYVVNKVILSLLLAVPPLAVVFLFGMIVGHVHLSATQWLTVALVSWLGALPFAAIGLVIGYIAKPDSVQPITGLSTMLIAAFGGLWLPVDQMPSVMKHIAQLTPAYWTGQTSRSALTQGGLDTTALLEVIGWTVVLGFVGLRRFRADTARA